A single window of Candidatus Flexicrinis affinis DNA harbors:
- the araB gene encoding ribulokinase translates to MYTIGIDFGTLSGRALLVDVSNGREIATAVFDYPHGVMDETLPSGKRLGPEWALQHPQDYLDVFTHTIPAVLKESGVDPAQVVGLAVDFTASSPMPVKADGTPLCFLDAYRDEPHAYVKLWKHHASQPQADRINAVARERGESWLKRYGGKYSSEWFFSKLLQILDESPAVYRAIDTFIEAADWVIWQLTGVMTRNTCTAGYKMLVQDGRYPSPGYFAALHPDFGDVIATKVTGEFAPLGGKAGSLTPQMAEKLGLPAGIAVAVANVDAHVTAPAVKATQPGVMVMIMGTSTCHIMSGDSLQEVDGMCGVVDGGIIDGLYGYEAGQSGVGDIFAWFVENAVPPEYHDAAKAAGLNLHEYLERESAKQKPGEHGLLALDWWNGNRSTLVDTELSGLLIGATLATRAPDIYRALIESTAYGTREIIEAFEARGVEVKELVAAGGLPEKNALLRQIYADVTGRELRLAGSSQSPALGSAMHAAVAAGVYPDIHAAAEKMGKLKSDVVRPIGENQAIYDRLYAEYKTLYSYFGRGANDVMKRLKKLRNEVRGE, encoded by the coding sequence ATGTATACGATAGGCATTGACTTCGGAACGCTCTCAGGCCGTGCCCTGCTGGTGGATGTCAGCAACGGGCGCGAGATCGCCACGGCGGTCTTCGACTACCCGCACGGCGTCATGGACGAGACGCTACCGTCCGGTAAGCGGCTCGGCCCGGAATGGGCGCTCCAGCATCCGCAAGACTATCTCGACGTTTTCACGCATACCATACCGGCCGTGCTGAAGGAGAGCGGAGTCGATCCGGCTCAGGTCGTCGGGCTTGCCGTGGACTTCACCGCCAGCTCGCCGATGCCCGTCAAGGCCGACGGCACACCGCTGTGCTTCCTCGACGCATACCGTGACGAGCCGCATGCGTACGTCAAGCTGTGGAAACATCACGCCTCACAGCCGCAGGCCGATCGCATCAACGCAGTCGCGCGTGAGCGCGGCGAATCGTGGCTCAAGCGCTACGGCGGCAAGTACTCGTCGGAGTGGTTCTTCAGCAAGCTGCTGCAAATCCTCGACGAGTCGCCGGCAGTCTATCGCGCCATCGACACGTTCATCGAAGCGGCCGACTGGGTAATCTGGCAGCTTACCGGCGTGATGACCCGCAACACGTGCACTGCAGGGTACAAGATGCTGGTTCAGGACGGGCGCTATCCGTCGCCGGGATACTTTGCCGCGCTGCACCCGGATTTTGGAGATGTCATCGCGACCAAGGTGACCGGCGAGTTCGCGCCGCTCGGCGGTAAGGCAGGCTCGCTGACGCCGCAAATGGCGGAGAAGCTCGGGCTTCCTGCCGGGATCGCCGTGGCCGTCGCCAACGTCGACGCGCACGTCACGGCGCCGGCGGTCAAGGCGACCCAGCCCGGCGTCATGGTCATGATCATGGGGACATCGACCTGCCACATCATGTCCGGCGACTCGCTGCAAGAGGTCGACGGCATGTGCGGCGTGGTCGACGGCGGCATTATCGACGGCCTCTACGGGTACGAGGCTGGGCAGTCCGGTGTCGGTGACATCTTCGCGTGGTTCGTCGAGAATGCGGTCCCACCGGAGTACCACGACGCGGCAAAGGCCGCGGGGCTCAACCTGCACGAGTACCTTGAACGCGAGAGCGCCAAGCAGAAGCCCGGCGAACACGGCCTGCTCGCGCTCGACTGGTGGAACGGCAACCGCTCGACGCTGGTCGACACTGAACTCAGCGGCCTGCTGATTGGTGCGACGCTCGCGACCCGCGCACCGGACATCTACCGTGCGCTGATCGAGTCGACCGCGTACGGCACGCGCGAAATCATCGAAGCCTTCGAGGCTCGCGGCGTCGAAGTCAAGGAACTGGTCGCGGCGGGCGGCCTGCCAGAAAAGAACGCGCTTCTGCGCCAGATCTACGCCGACGTTACCGGCCGCGAACTGCGGCTGGCCGGATCGTCACAATCGCCTGCGCTCGGCTCGGCCATGCACGCCGCCGTTGCGGCAGGCGTGTACCCCGATATCCACGCGGCGGCCGAGAAGATGGGCAAGCTGAAGTCCGACGTTGTGCGCCCCATTGGCGAAAATCAAGCGATCTACGACCGGCTGTATGCCGAATACAAGACGCTGTACAGCTACTTCGGGCGCGGAGCCAACGACGTGATGAAGCGCCTGAAGAAGCTGCGCAACGAAGTACGGGGAGAGTGA